AGACGTAAGAGCCGCGCCTGGATTCAGACAGTTCCAATATAGTACCGATAGAATCTTTAGGGCTTATTATATAGGCCTTGACGAAAGGCTCCTCCACATCGTCTATTTCCGACGGATTAGGCAGTTTCATCGGGTTATCTATATCGAGGACCGTTCCATCCTTCTTCTTTATCTTATATACTACACTGGGCGTTGTAACGACCAGGTTCAGGTCATATTCTCTCTCGAGCCTCTCCTGTACTATCTCCATGTGCAAAAGCCCCAGGAAGCCGCATCTGAATCCCATGCCGAGGGAGACCGACTTTTCCGGCTCGAATACAAAAGAAGCGTCGGATAACCTCAATTTATCGATGGCATCTTTCAATGCCGGGAAATCCGCGCTGTTTGCCGGATATATGCCGCTGAATACCATCGGGTGGACCTTCTTGTACCCTGGCAGAGGTTCAGCTGTCGGGTTCTCAAAATCCGTAACGGTATCGCCTACAGATATGTCTTTTGAATCCCTTATGTTGCAGTTTATATATCCGACCTCGCCGCACTGCAGTTCATCGACCTGCTGCGGACGCGGGTTGAATATACCGACTTCCTGGACCTCATAGACGTTATTATTAGCCATCGTAAGCACTTTCATGCCTTTTCTTATGACGCCGTTCATGACCCTGATAAGTATTACAACGCCTTTGTAGATATCGAATTTGGAATCGAATATCAAAGCCTGGAGCGGATTAGCCGCATCGCCCCGGGGGACCGGTACCTTATTAACGACCGCTTCAAGTATATCTGCCGTGCCTATCCCCTGTTTGGCGCTGGCCAGGATGATCTCGGATTCTTCAAGGCCGAGTATCTCGCATATCTCATGTTTTACTTTATCAATCTCTGCGCTTGGAAGGTCTATCTTGTTTATTACGGGTATTATCTTCAGGTTGTGTTCCATAGCCAGGTACAGGTTGGCGACGGTCTGGGCCTCGACGCCCTGGGCCGCGTCGACAACCAGGAGCGCGCCTTCGCATGCCCCGATAGATTTGGAGACTTCGTAGGTGAAATCGACGTGCCCCGGCGTATCGATAAGGTTCAATTCATACGTCTTGCCGTCTTTGGCTTTGTAGTTGATCCTGACGGCGCTGGCCTTTATCGTTATGCCGCGCTCCCTCTCAAGGTCCATATCGTCGAGGAGCTGGTCATGGAACTCCCTGTCGCTTATCGCGCCCGTGAACTGCAGTATTCTGTCGGCGAGCGTAGATTTGCCATGGTCTATGTGGGCTATTATAGAGAAATTACGAATTAATGATTTATCCATCGTTTCCTGTTCTTAAATGCTATAAGCCAATTTCTT
This window of the Candidatus Omnitrophota bacterium genome carries:
- the lepA gene encoding translation elongation factor 4, with the translated sequence MDKSLIRNFSIIAHIDHGKSTLADRILQFTGAISDREFHDQLLDDMDLERERGITIKASAVRINYKAKDGKTYELNLIDTPGHVDFTYEVSKSIGACEGALLVVDAAQGVEAQTVANLYLAMEHNLKIIPVINKIDLPSAEIDKVKHEICEILGLEESEIILASAKQGIGTADILEAVVNKVPVPRGDAANPLQALIFDSKFDIYKGVVILIRVMNGVIRKGMKVLTMANNNVYEVQEVGIFNPRPQQVDELQCGEVGYINCNIRDSKDISVGDTVTDFENPTAEPLPGYKKVHPMVFSGIYPANSADFPALKDAIDKLRLSDASFVFEPEKSVSLGMGFRCGFLGLLHMEIVQERLEREYDLNLVVTTPSVVYKIKKKDGTVLDIDNPMKLPNPSEIDDVEEPFVKAYIISPKDSIGTILELSESRRGSYVSTEYLDEDRVQIIYNLPLSEVIVDFYDKVKSVTKGYGSLDYELMDYRPTSIVKLDILVNGEVYDAFSSIVFKDKAYAKGKAIIEKLKETIPRHLFQIILQAAIGGQIIARETIKSVGKNVTAKCYGGDITRKRKLWEKQKAGKKKMKQFGKVEIPQEAFFAALKA